A stretch of the Capsicum annuum cultivar UCD-10X-F1 chromosome 8, UCD10Xv1.1, whole genome shotgun sequence genome encodes the following:
- the LOC107852367 gene encoding ankyrin repeat-containing protein BDA1 yields MDKKPIQLHNSLVELMEGRLREAAQKGDVYHLRSLIDEVPFLLRTVSLAGTNETPLHVACLSGHLEFAKEIIHLRPEFARELNQDGFSPLHIASANGDIEIVKELLNDDRNLCLLKGKERRTPLHYAVIKGREYVMKELLVASPDSAEEVTARGETSLHLAVKNHQFEAFKVLLENLKELNKYDLLNKKDIQGNTVLHLAVSTKQYEVVDILLDETVVAKGTIEMNSLNKRGLTPLEVLLEESRDGDIEATLRESGAVSVENLQSLQQEGLPHSWAVPVQDPSSREQRRDRPRSISKKLQDFFKYNKSKDPPGKVRDTLLVIAILIATATYQAVLSPPGGVWQDTYWPDDHNRTSNDVKESSRHIAGQSVMGTNNPIAYGLILVFNSIGFFVSLHTINFLTIGFPLQLELQVSLIALVATYDTVMTAITPSRGISLFFTIFSIVFPIFLPHITKLVRNYCKKPRFLSRITDCET; encoded by the exons ATGGATAAGAAACCGATACAATTGCATAATTCTTTGGTAGAATTAATGGAGGGAAGGCTGAGGGAGGCTGCTCAAAAAGGAGATGTGTATCACTTGCGAAGCTTGATCGATGAAGTCCCTTTTCTGCTCAGGACAGTTTCATTAGCAGGTACTAATGAAACTCCTCTCCATGTTGCTTGTTTGAGTGGCCATCTTGAGTTTGCTAAGGAGATCATTCATTTGAGGCCAGAATTTGCAAGAGAACTAAACCAGGATGGTTTCAGCCCTTTGCATATCGCCTCAGCAAATGGAGATATAGAGATTGTGAAGGAGCTCTTGAATGATGACCGTAATCTATGCCTTCTCAAGGGGAAGGAAAGAAGAACTCCTCTTCATTATGCTGTAATCAAAGGCAGAGAATATGTCATGAAAGAGCTTCTTGTAGCTTCACCAGACTCTGCAGAAGAAGTGACTGCTCGTGGCGAAACTAGCCTTCATTTAGCTGTCAAGAATCATCAGTTTGAAGCATTCAAAGTATTACTCGAGAACCTTAAGGAGTTAAACAAGTATGATCTTTTAAATAAAAAGGATATCCAAGGAAACACTGTTTTGCATCTTGCTGTGTCAACTAAGCAATACGAG GTTGTTGATATATTGCTCGATGAAACTGTTGTTGCTAAGGGCACAATTGAGATGAATTCTTTGAACAAGCGAGGCCTTACACCTTTGGAGGTACTTCTTGAGGAATCAAGAGATGGAGATATTGAGGCAACTCTAAGAGAATCTGGTGCTGTATCTGTTGAAAACTTGCAATCATTGCAGCAAGAAGGTTTACCCCACTCTTGGGCTGTTCCAGTTCAAGATCCATCAAGTAGAGAGCAAAGAAGGGACCGGCCTCGATCTATTTCTAAGAAGCTTCAGGATTTCTTCAAGTACAATAAAAGCAAAGATCCTCCAGGAAAAGTAAGAGACACCCTTCTTGTGATAGCCATTCTAATTGCAACAGCCACTTATCAAGCAGTGCTTAGTCCACCAGGCGGCGTTTGGCAGGATACTTACTGGCCAGATGACCATAACAGAACCAGTAATGATGTCAAAGAGTCCTCGCGACATATTGCAGGACAGTCGGTGATGGGAACCAACAATCCAATTGCCTATGGCTTGATCTTGGTTTTCAACTCCATCGGATTTTTCGTGTCCCTTCACACGATAAATTTCCTCACCATAGGTTTTCCTTTGCAATTGGAACTGCAGGTTTCACTTATTGCCTTGGTAGCAACCTATGATACTGTGATGACTGCCATAACGCCTAGCCGGGGAATTTCTCTCTTCTTTACCATCTTTTCCATAGTCTTTCCAATTTTCTTGCCTCACATTACAAAGTTGGTTAGAAACTACTGCAAGAAACCTAGATTCTTATCAAGAATTACAGATTGTGAAACCTAG
- the LOC107852368 gene encoding ankyrin repeat-containing protein BDA1 codes for MDQRLFEAARTGNTEYLQNLLKDNPLLLDTVALAGGENPLHIACIVGHADFARDLIKLKREFAAELNQDGLSPFHIASANGNMDIVKLLLNLDHNLCQIKGREQTVPLHYAAIKGRVRVVTELIAASPDCITDCTARNETALHLAVTNYQFEAFGVLVEHLKKMKKEEVLNKKDDQGNTILHVAISKRQYEVVKFLLREQVIPRSAVEVNSSNKGGLTPLDILGIFQSEADEREIEEILRESGAMKAKESQTTSQESAICVNEESRSRSPAKKLLDYFKYDTIKDSPGSVRNTLLVLVVLIATATYQAVLSPPGGVWQDDNSSTGKNNGTPHVAGESIMGYHNPKSYRIFLICNSVGFFTSLHMINFLTIGFPMRLELQISMTSLVFTYNTSMIAIAPRLSNLFIVVAVVMPCLAPIATVVLRNFFKAPKFKIPPLISRLV; via the exons ATGGATCAAAGATTATTTGAAGCTGCAAGGACAGGGAATACAGAATACTTGCAAAATCTTTTGAAAGATAACCCCCTTTTACTGGACACTGTTGCATTAGCAGGTGGAGAAAATCCTCTTCATATTGCTTGTATTGTAGGACATGCTGATTTTGCAAGAGATTTGATTAAACTTAAGAGAGAATTTGCTGCTGAACTGAATCAAGATGGTCTAAGCCCTTTTCATATCGCCTCGGCTAATGGGAATATGGATATCGTAAAGTTGCTGCTAAATTTGGACCATAATCTTTGCCAGATCAAAGGTAGAGAACAAACGGTTCCTCTACATTATGCAGCTATTAAGGGAAGAGTTCGAGTAGTTACAGAACTTATTGCAGCTTCTCCTGATTGCATTACAGATTGTACAGCTCGAAATGAGACAGCACTTCACCTTGCAGTAACGAATTATCAGTTCGAGGCCTTCGGTGTTTTGGTGGAACAcctcaagaaaatgaaaaaagaggaaGTCTTGAACAAAAAAGATGACCAAGGGAACACGATATTGCACGTTGCAATCTCTAAAAGACAATACGAG GTAGTTAAATTTCTGCTTCGCGAACAAGTTATTCCTAGGAGTGCAGTGGAGGTGAATTCTTCAAACAAGGGGGGTCTAACGCCACtggatattttaggaatatttcaaAGTGAAGCGGATGAGAGGGAAATCGAAGAGATACTTAGAGAGAGTGGTGCAATGAAGGCCAAAGAATCACAAACTACATCACAAGAATCAGCGATTTGTGTTAATGAAGAAAGCAGATCAAGATCCCCAGCTAAAAAATTGCTTGACTACTTCAAATACGATACTATTAAAGATTCCCCAGGTAGTGTGAGGAACACCTTGCTTGTATTAGTAGTACTCATTGCAACAGCAACTTATCAGGCTGTGCTTAGTCCTCCTGGTGGTGTTTGGCAAGACGATAACTCGAGTACTGGCAAAAACAATGGCACACCCCATGTTGCAGGGGAATCAATTATGGGCTATCATAATCCAAAATCATACCGCATATTCTTGATTTGCAACTCGGTTGGCTTCTTCACCTCTCTTCACATGATAAATTTCCTCACCATTGGATTTCCCATGAGACTAGAGCTGCAAATCTCAATGACATCCCTTGTGTTCACTTATAATACTTCTATGATTGCGATAGCACCACGCTTGTCCAATCTCTTCATTGTTGTCGCTGTAGTTATGCCATGTTTGGCACCAATCGCGACCGTTGTGCTTAGGAACTTTTTCAAGGCGCCAAAATTTAAAATTCCTCCCCTTATTAGTCGACTTGTTTAA